A DNA window from Acidobacteriota bacterium contains the following coding sequences:
- the recO gene encoding DNA repair protein RecO — translation MTQRQGEAIVLRTWPFEEADLLVSLLTREQGRIKGVARHAMRSRRRFGGALEPMTYVRATYAEKPKQELVRLDAFEILWSPLKGPIDYERTAALELVAEVLEEALPELAPEDAVFRLALAVIEQMQVGRVWMPVAYFALWMSRLMGWMPALGHCAACGLDLRGGSVWWSPAADGVTCADDKRAGSASLSAASVAEAQRMFRTPVEELAKEEWPRGRAADLRRFAVELLERHLERRIRSARALERG, via the coding sequence ATGACGCAGCGGCAGGGTGAGGCGATTGTGTTGCGGACGTGGCCATTTGAGGAGGCCGACCTGCTGGTGAGTCTGCTGACCAGGGAGCAGGGGCGCATCAAGGGCGTGGCGCGCCATGCGATGCGGTCGCGGCGGCGGTTCGGCGGTGCGCTGGAGCCGATGACGTACGTCCGCGCGACCTATGCCGAGAAGCCGAAGCAGGAGCTGGTGCGGCTGGATGCGTTCGAGATTCTGTGGTCGCCGCTGAAGGGGCCGATCGACTATGAGAGGACTGCTGCGCTGGAACTTGTCGCCGAGGTATTGGAGGAGGCGCTGCCGGAACTGGCCCCTGAGGACGCGGTGTTTCGGCTGGCGCTGGCGGTGATCGAGCAGATGCAGGTGGGCCGGGTGTGGATGCCGGTGGCGTACTTTGCGCTGTGGATGAGCCGGCTGATGGGCTGGATGCCGGCGCTGGGGCACTGCGCGGCTTGCGGGCTCGATCTGCGTGGAGGGTCAGTATGGTGGTCTCCTGCGGCAGATGGAGTGACTTGCGCGGACGATAAACGCGCGGGAAGCGCGTCGTTGTCTGCGGCGTCGGTGGCGGAGGCTCAGAGGATGTTTAGGACTCCTGTGGAGGAGCTGGCGAAGGAGGAGTGGCCACGGGGGCGGGCGGCGGATCTTCGTCGCTTCGCGGTGGAGCTGCTGGAGCGGCATCTGGAGCGGCGGATCAGGAGCGCGAGGGCACTGGAGCGAGGGTGA
- a CDS encoding glycine--tRNA ligase subunit alpha, producing MSQTAGMKALTFQELLFRLQRFWADQGCVLQQPYDVEVGAGTMSPDTFLRVLGPKPVRIAYAQPSRRPADGRYGENPNRLFRHTQLQVILKPPPERIQELYLESLEAIGIDLREHDIKFEEDNWEWPVGGAWGVGWQVMLDGLEITQFTYFQQCGGMDLDPICGEITYGLERIAGFLQDVDSIYDIVWAVEPDTGRKVTYGEMRLAEEEQFSAYSFDYAEVPKLWEHLKLYEAECLDLLDKAKGMFDGKARMDALTLKRFPVLGAYELALKCSHVFNLLDARGAISVTERVGVMARIRTLVVGVAKAYARQGELLAAETKELVAG from the coding sequence ATGTCACAGACAGCAGGGATGAAGGCGCTTACATTTCAGGAGTTGTTGTTCCGGCTGCAGCGGTTCTGGGCTGACCAGGGCTGCGTGTTGCAGCAGCCGTATGACGTTGAGGTGGGCGCGGGGACGATGTCGCCCGACACGTTTCTGCGGGTGTTGGGGCCGAAGCCGGTGCGGATTGCGTATGCGCAGCCCTCGCGGCGGCCGGCGGACGGGCGCTATGGAGAGAACCCGAACCGGCTGTTCCGCCATACGCAGTTGCAGGTGATTCTGAAGCCGCCGCCGGAGCGGATTCAGGAGCTGTATCTCGAGTCGCTCGAGGCGATCGGGATCGACCTGCGCGAGCACGACATCAAGTTCGAAGAGGACAACTGGGAGTGGCCGGTGGGCGGCGCCTGGGGCGTGGGCTGGCAGGTGATGCTCGACGGCCTGGAGATCACGCAGTTCACGTACTTTCAGCAGTGCGGCGGCATGGACCTGGACCCGATCTGTGGCGAGATCACATATGGGCTAGAGCGCATCGCGGGGTTCCTGCAGGATGTGGATTCGATCTACGACATTGTTTGGGCGGTGGAACCGGACACGGGCCGCAAGGTGACGTATGGCGAGATGCGGCTGGCTGAGGAGGAGCAGTTCTCGGCGTACAGCTTCGACTATGCCGAGGTTCCAAAGTTGTGGGAGCATCTGAAGCTGTATGAGGCGGAGTGTCTGGATCTTCTCGACAAGGCCAAGGGCATGTTCGACGGCAAAGCCAGGATGGATGCGCTGACCTTGAAGCGGTTTCCGGTGCTGGGCGCGTACGAGCTGGCGCTGAAGTGCTCGCACGTCTTCAACCTGCTGGATGCGCGTGGCGCGATCTCGGTGACGGAGCGCGTGGGCGTGATGGCGCGGATTCGCACGCTGGTTGTGGGCGTGGCGAAGGCCTACGCGCGGCAGGGTGAGTTGTTGGCGGCAGAGACGAAGGAATTAGTGGCCGGTTGA